A single Fundidesulfovibrio terrae DNA region contains:
- a CDS encoding undecaprenyl-diphosphate phosphatase, with product MTWFQNILFALVQGVSELFPVSSVAHGVLTPWFFGWDLSPVFLKEHFLPYVVMLHLGTCLALLLYFLEDWKRIASSLWNKDGKRELLLVVAGTVPPAVLGFAFEKSLRRIFASVTSAAVFLIVNGVLLFVGERLKARGSKRLEDLSMPQALTVGFFQSLALIPGFSRSGASMVGGFLFGLTHEEAVRYSMLLATPIIMGATILEAPKLLAADVGDLLSQSLAGGAVAGAAAFASVWLMIRWFRRHEVNAMWPFSLYCLALGSVVLLSRAL from the coding sequence ATGACCTGGTTTCAGAACATTCTTTTCGCCCTGGTGCAGGGCGTGTCCGAGCTGTTCCCGGTGAGCAGCGTGGCCCACGGGGTGCTCACTCCCTGGTTCTTCGGCTGGGACTTGAGCCCCGTGTTCCTCAAGGAGCATTTCCTGCCCTACGTCGTCATGCTGCACCTGGGCACGTGCCTCGCGCTGCTGCTCTATTTCCTGGAGGACTGGAAGCGCATCGCGTCGTCCTTGTGGAACAAGGACGGCAAACGCGAGCTTCTGCTGGTGGTGGCCGGAACCGTGCCTCCCGCCGTGCTGGGTTTCGCCTTCGAGAAATCCCTGCGGCGCATCTTCGCCAGCGTCACCAGCGCGGCGGTGTTCCTCATCGTCAACGGAGTGCTGCTGTTCGTGGGGGAGCGGCTCAAGGCGCGGGGCAGCAAGCGCCTGGAGGACCTGTCCATGCCCCAGGCCCTGACCGTGGGGTTCTTCCAGTCTTTGGCCCTGATCCCCGGATTCTCGCGCTCCGGAGCCAGCATGGTGGGGGGATTCCTCTTCGGGCTCACCCATGAGGAGGCGGTGCGCTATTCGATGCTGCTGGCCACGCCTATCATCATGGGGGCCACCATCCTGGAAGCCCCCAAGCTCCTGGCGGCCGACGTGGGGGACCTTCTTTCCCAGTCCCTGGCCGGCGGGGCGGTGGCCGGAGCGGCGGCCTTCGCCAGCGTGTGGCTCATGATCCGGTGGTTCAGGAGGCACGAGGTCAACGCCATGTGGCCGTTTTCGCTCTACTGCCTGGCCCTGGGCTCGGTGGTGCTTCTGTCTCGGGCGTTGTAA
- a CDS encoding PAS domain-containing sensor histidine kinase, producing MTLSKAAKVSAAYAAAGACWILFSDAAADALFSARPELLAWVQTIKGWVFISVTALLLYGAFRRHDHKTRTQLSALEESEARYRTVIENISDVYYQTDKDGRLVMVSPSALAVLGYDSLDEMQGRPNESFWNKPAEREQFMKLIEKNGSVRDFEVVLKRKDGSPVVVSTSSGYHRDAQGNILGVEGIFRDITERKNAEKALRENEGRLRVIFETSPSAIFQVDHGGTVVLANNRTSELFGYPPGGVLGKQYSELVHPDQRAQGGENMRRLLTGELDHVTLERRYIRADGSEFWGHLSGQRLEAQDGTFLGLVGIIADISEHKRVEAQLESSHRLITNIIDSLPAAVIGADGLGRITHFNRKAQDFFGKRSLEVSGLDILEVLPRLPVRREELEAVRAGNRTLKLEKIPLPSTEGLRLADVLVYPLEAPGPGHVVLIIEDVTERVRLEGIMVQTEKMMSVGGLAAGMAHEINNPLGGIVQGVQVILRRLDPLPKVNQEAAAKAGIDFKAMLDYLNRREIIPLIAGVRESAVRAAHIVASMLDFSRKGESLQAPTDLSVLLDKSVELSSTDYDLKKKYDFRKIEIVTDYDPDLPLVPCAATQIEQVFLNLLRNAAQAMRGRGKDGPPPRITLRTRREGSMARVEVEDNGPGIPEDVCHRVFEPFFSTKPPGEGTGLGLSVSYFIVTSNHKGTIQVESKPGQGSTFTIRLPLTPPQSA from the coding sequence ATGACTCTCTCAAAGGCCGCCAAGGTCAGCGCCGCGTACGCCGCGGCGGGCGCGTGCTGGATTCTCTTCTCCGACGCCGCCGCCGACGCCCTGTTCTCGGCCAGGCCGGAGCTGCTGGCGTGGGTCCAGACCATCAAGGGTTGGGTCTTCATCAGCGTCACCGCGCTCCTGCTCTATGGGGCCTTCAGGCGCCACGACCACAAGACCCGCACCCAGTTGTCCGCTCTGGAGGAAAGCGAGGCCCGCTACCGCACGGTCATCGAGAACATCTCCGACGTCTACTACCAGACCGACAAGGACGGCAGGCTGGTCATGGTCAGCCCCTCGGCCCTGGCCGTATTGGGTTACGACTCCCTGGACGAGATGCAGGGGCGCCCCAACGAAAGCTTCTGGAACAAGCCCGCCGAACGCGAGCAATTCATGAAGCTGATCGAGAAAAACGGCTCCGTGCGCGACTTCGAGGTTGTTCTCAAGCGCAAGGACGGCTCGCCGGTGGTGGTCTCCACCAGCAGCGGCTACCACCGCGACGCACAGGGGAACATCCTGGGTGTGGAGGGCATCTTCCGGGACATCACCGAACGCAAGAACGCCGAAAAGGCCCTGCGCGAGAACGAAGGGCGCCTGCGGGTCATCTTCGAGACCTCGCCCTCGGCCATTTTCCAGGTGGACCATGGCGGGACGGTGGTGCTGGCCAACAACAGGACGTCCGAACTTTTCGGCTATCCACCCGGCGGTGTTCTCGGCAAGCAATATTCTGAACTCGTCCATCCCGACCAGCGCGCCCAGGGCGGGGAGAACATGCGAAGGCTCCTGACCGGGGAATTGGACCACGTGACCCTGGAGCGTCGCTACATCCGGGCCGATGGGAGCGAATTCTGGGGACACCTCTCCGGGCAGCGGCTCGAGGCGCAGGACGGGACTTTCCTGGGGCTGGTGGGCATCATCGCCGACATCAGCGAGCACAAGCGGGTGGAAGCCCAGCTGGAAAGTTCGCACAGGCTCATCACCAACATCATCGACTCCCTGCCCGCCGCGGTCATCGGGGCCGACGGCCTGGGCCGCATCACCCACTTCAACCGCAAAGCCCAGGACTTCTTCGGGAAACGCTCCCTGGAGGTTTCCGGGCTGGATATCCTGGAGGTTTTGCCGCGCCTGCCGGTCAGGCGGGAGGAACTGGAGGCCGTGCGCGCCGGGAACAGGACCCTGAAGCTGGAGAAGATCCCCCTGCCGTCCACTGAGGGCCTGCGCCTGGCGGACGTGCTGGTGTACCCGCTCGAAGCCCCGGGCCCCGGCCATGTGGTGCTCATCATCGAGGACGTCACCGAGCGCGTCAGGCTTGAGGGGATCATGGTGCAGACCGAGAAGATGATGAGCGTTGGCGGCCTGGCCGCGGGCATGGCCCACGAGATCAACAATCCGCTCGGGGGCATCGTGCAGGGGGTGCAGGTCATCCTGCGCCGCCTCGACCCGCTCCCCAAGGTCAACCAGGAAGCCGCGGCCAAGGCGGGAATCGATTTCAAGGCCATGCTCGACTACCTGAACCGCCGCGAGATCATCCCCCTTATCGCCGGGGTGCGGGAGTCGGCGGTGCGGGCCGCCCACATCGTCGCGAGCATGCTCGATTTCAGCCGCAAGGGCGAATCCCTCCAGGCCCCCACGGACCTGAGCGTCCTGTTGGACAAATCCGTGGAGCTCAGTTCCACGGATTACGACCTCAAGAAGAAGTATGATTTCCGCAAGATAGAAATCGTCACGGACTACGACCCGGACCTGCCCCTGGTGCCCTGCGCGGCCACCCAAATCGAGCAGGTTTTCCTGAACCTGCTGCGCAACGCCGCCCAGGCCATGCGCGGGCGCGGCAAGGACGGCCCGCCGCCGAGGATCACCCTGCGCACCCGCAGGGAGGGGTCAATGGCCAGGGTGGAGGTGGAGGACAACGGGCCGGGCATCCCCGAGGACGTGTGCCACCGCGTCTTCGAACCCTTCTTCAGCACCAAGCCGCCCGGCGAAGGCACGGGGCTTGGGCTTTCGGTGTCCTATTTCATCGTCACGTCCAACCACAAGGGCACGATCCAGGTGGAGTCCAAGCCCGGACAAGGCTCCACCTTCACCATCCGCCTGCCGCTGACGCCGCCGCAGTCCGCCTAG
- a CDS encoding serine dehydratase subunit alpha family protein encodes MSYTVKDVLRLEVAPALGCTEPVAVALCAAAAVSLLPGTSFDSLDVWVDPNIYKNGLAVSIPGTGGLSGLDTAAALGAAGGDPALRLEVLSTLTDESLERAKELLRSGAVRVHLLADRRGLHVRAEARADGHVAQAVIEEHHDQIVSLTLDGAPVADSPLCRRGDAGKAGVGALESWLKGLPLDKLVELVDELDDEDLAFLEDGVRHNMALADYGLKHGPGLGVGKTFERLVRQKLMRKDMFVAARMLTSAAADARMDGVRLPAMSSAGSGNHGLTAILPIWAVKDYVECDRRTALSAIGLSHIITAYVKAHTGRLSAVCGCSVAAGAGAAAGVAFLLGGDVHHVAGAIKNLMEDLAGVICDGAKAGCALKLATAAGTAVQAALFSLHGVKVKPTDGIIAESPEQTMRNVGALSTEGMIETDRTILNIMLEKKITGLAY; translated from the coding sequence ATGAGCTATACTGTCAAGGACGTGCTGCGCCTGGAAGTCGCTCCGGCGCTCGGCTGCACCGAACCCGTGGCCGTGGCCTTGTGCGCCGCGGCCGCGGTCTCGCTTCTGCCCGGAACCTCGTTCGACTCCCTCGACGTCTGGGTGGACCCCAACATTTACAAAAACGGCCTGGCCGTCTCCATTCCCGGCACGGGCGGGCTTTCGGGCCTGGACACCGCCGCCGCGCTGGGGGCTGCCGGGGGCGATCCGGCCCTGCGCCTGGAGGTGCTCTCGACCCTCACGGACGAGTCCCTGGAGCGTGCCAAGGAGCTTCTGCGCTCGGGCGCGGTGCGGGTGCACCTGCTGGCCGACCGGCGCGGCCTGCACGTGCGCGCCGAGGCCCGCGCGGACGGGCACGTGGCCCAGGCGGTCATCGAGGAGCATCACGACCAGATAGTCTCCCTGACCTTGGACGGCGCTCCCGTGGCGGACAGCCCGCTCTGCCGCCGGGGGGACGCGGGCAAGGCAGGCGTGGGCGCGCTCGAATCCTGGCTCAAGGGGCTGCCCCTGGACAAGCTCGTCGAGCTTGTCGATGAACTCGACGACGAGGACTTGGCTTTCCTCGAGGACGGCGTGCGCCACAACATGGCCCTGGCCGACTACGGGCTCAAGCACGGCCCGGGCCTGGGCGTGGGCAAGACCTTCGAGCGCCTCGTGCGCCAGAAGCTCATGCGCAAGGACATGTTCGTGGCCGCGCGCATGCTCACCTCGGCGGCGGCCGACGCCCGCATGGACGGCGTGCGCCTGCCCGCCATGAGCTCGGCGGGCAGCGGCAACCACGGACTCACGGCCATCCTGCCCATATGGGCGGTGAAGGACTACGTGGAGTGCGACCGCCGCACGGCGCTTTCGGCCATAGGCTTGAGCCACATCATCACCGCCTACGTGAAGGCCCACACCGGCAGGCTTTCGGCGGTGTGCGGCTGCTCGGTCGCGGCCGGGGCGGGCGCCGCGGCGGGCGTGGCCTTCCTGCTCGGCGGGGACGTGCACCACGTGGCCGGAGCCATCAAGAACCTCATGGAGGACCTGGCCGGGGTGATCTGCGACGGGGCCAAGGCCGGCTGCGCCCTCAAGCTGGCCACTGCGGCCGGCACCGCCGTGCAGGCCGCGCTGTTCTCCCTGCACGGCGTGAAGGTGAAACCCACCGACGGCATCATCGCCGAGTCCCCGGAGCAGACCATGCGCAACGTGGGTGCGCTCAGCACCGAGGGGATGATCGAAACCGACCGGACAATCCTGAACATCATGCTGGAGAAGAAAATCACCGGTCTGGCGTATTGA
- a CDS encoding Spy/CpxP family protein refolding chaperone has translation MKRIAAALVLLAVLAATALAAQEKGPGGPEGFGPGHGRGLVKMLEQLNLTPDQKHQVAQILKDNREQGKALREAMKTSHEAMREVMDKTPGDEAAVRKAAQAMAKAGEELAVNMGKVKAAIDAVLTPAQKAQRDEMHAKFKEHFKGRMGGHEKEVDDWIAQNLK, from the coding sequence ATGAAACGTATCGCAGCCGCATTGGTGCTGTTGGCCGTACTGGCCGCCACCGCCCTGGCCGCACAGGAGAAAGGCCCCGGAGGTCCCGAGGGTTTCGGTCCCGGCCACGGCAGAGGCCTCGTCAAGATGCTGGAACAGTTGAACCTGACCCCTGACCAGAAGCATCAGGTGGCTCAGATTCTTAAGGACAACCGCGAACAGGGCAAGGCTCTGCGCGAGGCTATGAAGACGTCACACGAAGCCATGCGCGAGGTCATGGACAAGACCCCCGGCGACGAGGCCGCGGTGCGCAAGGCCGCCCAGGCCATGGCCAAGGCCGGCGAGGAGCTGGCCGTGAACATGGGCAAGGTCAAGGCCGCCATCGACGCGGTGCTCACCCCCGCGCAGAAGGCCCAGCGGGACGAAATGCACGCCAAGTTCAAGGAGCATTTCAAGGGCCGCATGGGCGGACATGAAAAGGAAGTGGACGACTGGATCGCCCAGAACCTGAAGTAA
- a CDS encoding methyl-accepting chemotaxis protein, producing the protein MQRKSITLMMVAAAATLVSGVLGLWLGSAQALWTGGMAVGACFAAALAAGIVAAGSAGASDRVEAFLRRVAGGDYKVSLDGGGESALETAARGAVGRLKNDLGFSRGVLMGMATPCVVVDNDEVLRFTNRNLLRILEQDGAPEDYYGQNVAHFFYGDSTRQTVLGVAMRERREITKEVELTGRKGGKRNIRIDASPLYDLDGRLMGSLCVYADLTDLRVQEAVLVGVNQAIARTAEQADASGGQVAQAVQELSGLVSRSRDGAEKQRSRMGETAGAVEEMSVTVTEMAQSASLAADTSGNARRKAQEGAAIVGQVVAGIGDVESQARALKADMDALGRRAAGIGQVLGVISDIADQTNLLALNAAIEAARAGEAGRGFAVVADEVRKLAEKTQNATKEVETAIRGIQEETGKNVDNVDRAVKTIEQATLQAARSGEALSEIVGLIDEASGQVRSIATASERESASADAVRRSVEDVSAISSETAQAMTQASRAVAGLADQAQVLLGLIRRMREDGGGQAALT; encoded by the coding sequence ATGCAACGCAAATCCATAACGCTCATGATGGTTGCCGCGGCCGCGACGCTTGTTTCGGGTGTCCTGGGCCTTTGGCTCGGCAGCGCCCAGGCGCTCTGGACAGGAGGCATGGCGGTAGGGGCGTGCTTCGCGGCCGCGCTGGCCGCCGGAATTGTCGCGGCGGGCTCCGCCGGGGCTTCGGACCGTGTGGAGGCGTTCCTGCGCCGCGTGGCCGGGGGCGACTACAAGGTGTCCCTGGATGGCGGCGGGGAGAGCGCCCTGGAGACGGCCGCGCGCGGCGCTGTGGGGCGTCTGAAGAATGACCTGGGATTCTCGCGCGGCGTGCTCATGGGCATGGCCACCCCCTGCGTTGTGGTGGACAACGACGAAGTGTTGCGCTTCACCAACAGGAACCTTTTGCGCATCCTGGAGCAGGACGGCGCTCCCGAGGATTATTACGGGCAGAACGTGGCCCACTTCTTCTACGGGGACTCCACCCGCCAGACCGTGCTCGGCGTGGCCATGCGCGAACGCCGGGAGATCACCAAGGAGGTGGAGCTCACCGGCCGCAAGGGCGGCAAGCGCAACATCCGCATCGACGCATCCCCCCTCTACGACCTGGACGGTCGGCTGATGGGCTCGCTCTGCGTCTATGCCGACCTCACCGACCTGCGCGTCCAGGAGGCCGTGCTCGTCGGCGTCAACCAGGCCATCGCCCGGACCGCCGAGCAGGCGGACGCGAGCGGCGGCCAGGTGGCCCAGGCGGTCCAGGAGCTGTCCGGGCTGGTGAGCCGCTCCCGCGACGGGGCCGAGAAGCAGCGCAGCCGCATGGGCGAGACCGCCGGGGCCGTGGAAGAGATGAGCGTCACGGTGACGGAAATGGCGCAAAGCGCCTCCCTGGCCGCCGACACTTCGGGCAACGCCCGGCGCAAGGCGCAGGAGGGCGCGGCCATCGTGGGCCAGGTGGTGGCGGGCATCGGGGATGTGGAATCCCAGGCGCGCGCCCTCAAGGCCGACATGGACGCGCTGGGCAGGCGGGCGGCGGGCATCGGACAGGTGCTGGGCGTCATCTCGGACATCGCCGACCAGACCAACCTCCTGGCGCTCAACGCGGCCATCGAGGCGGCACGGGCGGGCGAGGCCGGACGCGGCTTCGCCGTGGTGGCCGACGAGGTGCGCAAGCTGGCCGAGAAGACCCAGAACGCCACCAAGGAAGTGGAGACGGCCATCCGGGGCATCCAGGAGGAGACCGGCAAGAACGTGGACAACGTGGACCGGGCCGTGAAGACCATCGAGCAGGCCACGCTCCAGGCCGCCCGGAGCGGCGAGGCCCTGAGCGAGATCGTGGGGCTCATCGACGAGGCATCCGGGCAGGTGCGTTCCATCGCCACCGCGTCCGAACGCGAGTCGGCCTCTGCGGATGCCGTCCGGCGATCCGTGGAGGATGTCAGCGCCATCTCGTCCGAAACAGCGCAGGCCATGACCCAGGCGTCGCGGGCCGTAGCCGGGCTGGCGGACCAGGCCCAGGTGCTGCTCGGCCTCATCAGGCGGATGCGGGAAGATGGAGGGGGCCAAGCCGCCCTGACCTAG
- a CDS encoding DUF2092 domain-containing protein: MRVKTLFVAALAAALLWSACPARAQQGTDAQAEAVMRSCCQRLAGLTAYSFIAEVDRDYAYPTGDSVRISQTLTVSVAKPDRFRLLVDGDDRDMEYVYDGKILTAYDADVGAYGVMEGRGTTDATVRHVIDQYGVQAPLANLLYADPCGSMDLDAVTGRYLGLHMAAGRVCHHMIFFGQDMNWQIWVDEQDGLPRKLVVTDKSLPGWPQYTAVMTKWNTGARFPAKTFTFIPPKDARKIPVLPVGQGQPTQPGQPGAAGN; encoded by the coding sequence ATGCGCGTGAAAACCCTTTTCGTCGCGGCCCTGGCGGCCGCGCTCCTGTGGAGCGCCTGCCCGGCCCGGGCGCAGCAGGGGACGGACGCCCAGGCCGAGGCGGTCATGCGGTCCTGCTGCCAGCGCCTGGCCGGACTTACGGCCTATTCCTTCATCGCCGAGGTGGACCGCGACTACGCCTACCCCACGGGCGACTCGGTGCGCATCTCCCAGACCCTGACCGTGTCCGTGGCCAAGCCGGACCGCTTCCGCCTGCTCGTGGACGGGGACGACCGGGATATGGAGTACGTCTACGACGGCAAGATCCTCACGGCCTACGACGCCGACGTCGGCGCCTACGGGGTCATGGAGGGGCGCGGCACCACTGACGCCACCGTGCGCCACGTCATCGACCAGTACGGCGTGCAGGCCCCGCTGGCCAACCTGCTCTACGCCGACCCCTGCGGCTCCATGGACCTGGACGCTGTGACCGGGCGCTACCTGGGCCTGCACATGGCGGCCGGGCGCGTGTGCCACCACATGATCTTCTTCGGCCAGGACATGAACTGGCAGATCTGGGTGGACGAGCAGGACGGCCTGCCCCGCAAGCTGGTGGTCACGGACAAGAGCCTGCCCGGATGGCCCCAGTACACGGCCGTCATGACCAAGTGGAACACCGGGGCCAGGTTCCCGGCCAAGACCTTCACATTCATCCCGCCCAAGGACGCCCGCAAGATTCCGGTGCTGCCCGTGGGACAGGGACAACCCACTCAACCGGGCCAGCCGGGCGCCGCGGGCAATTAG
- a CDS encoding tetratricopeptide repeat protein gives MPEYPIVLGVYSHRVLTEVGTGTTRTQHQKLTYWFARQLSDENFDIQPLNIYHVPSGLRDFIKSDKFLAEYTPEPGYYQANTVPALKSLYEKISKGEEYLQDGQLDAAEREFVKALMIDENNVEANYGLGEVYTEKNEFEKLLKVLRVLMGLEDAFAIEHRERLNSFGVRLRKNGHFDQAIAFLEKALEINPGDDHVLFNLARVYFDKKDIPNCKLRLSQALALNPGFNEARKFLNYCEKMPADT, from the coding sequence ATGCCCGAATATCCGATCGTCCTGGGGGTCTACTCCCACCGCGTCCTCACCGAAGTGGGGACCGGGACCACGCGCACGCAGCACCAGAAGCTCACCTATTGGTTCGCCCGCCAGTTGAGCGACGAGAACTTCGACATCCAGCCCCTCAACATCTACCACGTGCCGTCCGGATTGCGGGACTTCATCAAGAGCGACAAGTTCCTGGCCGAATACACTCCCGAGCCCGGATACTACCAGGCCAACACTGTCCCGGCGCTCAAGTCGCTCTACGAAAAGATCTCCAAGGGCGAGGAATACCTCCAGGACGGCCAGCTCGACGCCGCCGAGAGGGAATTCGTCAAGGCCCTGATGATCGACGAAAACAACGTGGAGGCCAACTACGGCCTGGGAGAGGTCTACACGGAGAAAAACGAGTTTGAGAAACTGCTCAAGGTGCTCCGGGTTCTCATGGGCCTGGAGGACGCCTTCGCCATCGAGCACCGCGAGCGGCTCAACTCCTTCGGGGTGCGCCTGCGCAAAAACGGCCACTTCGACCAGGCCATCGCTTTTCTGGAAAAGGCCCTGGAGATCAACCCAGGCGACGACCACGTTCTGTTCAACCTGGCCCGGGTGTACTTCGACAAGAAGGATATTCCGAACTGCAAGCTGCGCCTGAGCCAGGCGCTGGCCCTCAATCCGGGATTCAACGAGGCCCGGAAGTTCCTGAACTACTGCGAGAAGATGCCGGCGGACACCTAA
- the leuA gene encoding 2-isopropylmalate synthase: MQPGVSGKYRPFPTVPLKDRTWPDKTITRAPAWLSTDLRDGNQALFEPLDPAGKLKLFRMLTDIGFKEIEVAFPSASQTDFDFVRELIEKGHIPADVTICALSQCREHLIRRTMESLVGARRAIVHIYAAVSPVYMEKIFAKTPAEVVEMAVSSTKLIRELAAAQPDTEWVLEFSPEHFFASELPFAREICDAVAEAWGATPERKLIVNLPGTVEMTTPNVFADRIEWMCRNLKHRESMVISVHTHNDRGTAVAAAELALMAGAERVEGCLFGNGERTGNADLMTLALNLYTQGVASGLNFSELDKIARANEELTGLPVHPRHPYAGDLVFTAFSGSHQDAIKKGMAGRGGADAWEVPYLPVDPEDLGRGYDSIVRVNSQSGKGGVAYLMETAHGLVMPRRLQVEFSGAVQRHADAKGGEITPHALWELFSAEYLKLRKPVLYAGHHLIERAKGQGISLTVSVDKKTIGLSGKGNGPIDAAVHALGMPISLHSYEERAVSQGADSKAVAFVEVSMEGVKGMTFGVGIHENIVTASIKAVVSAVNRLLTMAPKELRTSLLEGLVED; encoded by the coding sequence ATGCAGCCAGGCGTTTCAGGTAAGTACCGTCCTTTCCCCACCGTGCCCCTCAAGGATCGAACCTGGCCGGACAAGACCATCACTCGCGCCCCGGCCTGGCTCTCCACGGACCTGCGCGACGGCAACCAGGCCCTGTTCGAGCCCCTGGACCCGGCAGGCAAGCTCAAGCTCTTCCGGATGCTCACGGACATCGGGTTCAAGGAGATCGAGGTGGCCTTCCCCTCGGCCTCCCAGACCGATTTCGACTTCGTGCGCGAGCTGATCGAGAAGGGGCACATCCCGGCCGACGTGACCATCTGCGCGCTCAGCCAGTGTCGGGAGCACCTCATCCGGCGCACCATGGAGTCCCTGGTCGGCGCGCGCCGGGCCATCGTGCACATCTACGCCGCCGTGTCCCCGGTCTACATGGAGAAAATCTTCGCCAAGACCCCGGCCGAGGTGGTGGAGATGGCCGTTTCGTCCACGAAACTCATCCGAGAGCTGGCCGCCGCGCAGCCTGACACCGAGTGGGTGCTGGAATTCAGCCCCGAGCACTTTTTCGCCTCGGAGCTGCCCTTCGCCCGAGAGATCTGCGACGCCGTGGCCGAGGCCTGGGGGGCCACGCCGGAGAGAAAGCTCATCGTCAACCTGCCCGGCACCGTGGAGATGACCACCCCCAACGTGTTCGCCGACCGCATCGAGTGGATGTGCCGCAACCTGAAGCACCGCGAGTCCATGGTCATAAGCGTGCATACCCACAACGACCGGGGCACCGCCGTGGCCGCCGCGGAGCTTGCCCTCATGGCCGGGGCCGAGCGCGTGGAGGGCTGCCTCTTCGGCAACGGCGAGCGCACCGGCAACGCCGACCTGATGACCCTGGCGCTCAACCTCTACACCCAGGGCGTGGCCTCGGGCCTGAACTTCTCGGAGCTGGACAAGATCGCCCGGGCCAACGAGGAGCTCACCGGCCTGCCCGTGCACCCGCGCCACCCCTACGCGGGCGACCTGGTGTTCACGGCGTTCTCCGGCTCCCACCAGGACGCCATCAAGAAGGGCATGGCCGGGCGCGGCGGAGCCGACGCCTGGGAGGTGCCCTACCTGCCCGTGGACCCCGAGGACCTGGGCCGGGGGTACGACTCCATCGTGCGGGTGAACAGCCAGTCCGGCAAGGGAGGCGTGGCCTACCTCATGGAGACCGCCCATGGGCTGGTCATGCCGAGAAGGCTGCAGGTGGAGTTCTCCGGAGCGGTGCAGCGCCACGCGGACGCCAAGGGCGGCGAGATCACCCCCCACGCCCTGTGGGAGCTCTTCTCGGCCGAATACCTGAAGCTCAGAAAGCCCGTGCTCTATGCCGGGCACCATCTCATCGAGCGGGCCAAGGGGCAGGGGATCAGCCTCACGGTGAGCGTGGACAAGAAGACCATCGGGCTGTCCGGCAAGGGCAACGGCCCTATCGACGCGGCGGTGCACGCCCTGGGCATGCCCATCTCCCTGCACTCCTACGAGGAGCGGGCCGTGAGCCAGGGCGCCGACTCCAAGGCCGTGGCCTTCGTGGAGGTGTCCATGGAGGGGGTCAAGGGCATGACCTTCGGGGTGGGCATCCACGAGAACATTGTGACCGCCTCCATCAAGGCCGTGGTGAGCGCGGTGAACCGGCTTTTGACCATGGCACCCAAGGAGTTGCGGACAAGCCTGCTGGAAGGGCTCGTGGAAGACTGA